GCCTCGACACCCCGGCCGGCCTCGTCAGCGTCGACGTCCGCGTCGAGGACGGCCGGGCGTGCTCCGTCACCTTCACCAACGTGCCCGCGTTCTCCGTCGCGCTCGACCTCAAGACGGAGGTGCCCGGCCTCGGCACCGTCACCTACGACCTCGCCTACGGCGGAAACTTCTACGCGTTCGTCGAACTCGACTCCCTGGGGCTGCCGTTCGACCGCGCCCACAAGGACGAGCTGCTCGCGGCCGGACTCGCCGTCATGGAGTCGATCAACGCCGGTCCCGACCGGCCCGTCCACCCCGAGGACCCGGCCTTCGCCGGCGTGAAGCACGTCTACCTGGCCGCGCCGGGCTCCGACGCCCGCCGCTCGCGGCACGCCATGGCCATCCACCCGGGCTGGTTCGACCGCTCTCCCTGCGGCACCGGCACCTCGGCGCGCATGGCCCAGCTGCACGCCCGCGGCGAACTCCCGCTCGACACCGACTTCGTCAACGAATCCTTCATCGGTACGGAGTTCACCGGGCGACTCGTCGGCGAGACGGAGGTCGGCGGCCTGCCCGCCGTCGTCCCGACGGTCACCGGCCGCGCCTGGATCACCGGCACCGCGCAGTACTTCCTCGACCCCCACGACCCCTTCCCGGCCGGCTTCCTCCTCTGACCCCACGCCGACCTGTCGTACGACCTCTCGTGCGACCTCTCGTCCGACCGTTTTCCGGCCTCCCGCGTCAGGTCCCCTCCGCCCCGGGACTCAAAGAAACGTGACATTGTACGATGCCCCTCCGTTACTTTCGGAGGACGCACGATGGGTGACCTGAAGCAGT
Above is a genomic segment from Streptomyces sp. NBC_00094 containing:
- a CDS encoding proline racemase family protein, which codes for MRTRHVFHAVDSHTEGMPTRVITGGVGVIPGATMAERRLHFIEHMDHLRTLLMFEPRGHAAMSGAILQPPTRPDADYGVLYIEVSGLLPMCGHGTIGVATVLVETGMVPVVEPVTTVRLDTPAGLVSVDVRVEDGRACSVTFTNVPAFSVALDLKTEVPGLGTVTYDLAYGGNFYAFVELDSLGLPFDRAHKDELLAAGLAVMESINAGPDRPVHPEDPAFAGVKHVYLAAPGSDARRSRHAMAIHPGWFDRSPCGTGTSARMAQLHARGELPLDTDFVNESFIGTEFTGRLVGETEVGGLPAVVPTVTGRAWITGTAQYFLDPHDPFPAGFLL